One window from the genome of Cryptomeria japonica chromosome 6, Sugi_1.0, whole genome shotgun sequence encodes:
- the LOC131876624 gene encoding uncharacterized protein LOC131876624, whose amino-acid sequence MANWLVSLILLYCPCLIAVTNAEGQALLELKEGLNESTELLGTWDPNLVEPCTSWSHITCSGGHVIAKTKPTQHSVRELRGLGLTPHLLACRSAQALEENVKDKLLQFCHVPAGYILNIYDVSFPTFGMFLSY is encoded by the exons ATGGCGAACTGGCTTGTATCTCTTATTCTTCTATACTGTCCATGCTTAATAGCTGTAACAAATGCTGAAGGTCAAGCATTACTTGAACTCAAAGAAGGACTAAATGAATCTACAGAATTACTTGGAACTTGGGATCCAAATTTAGTAGAACCTTGCACTAGTTGGTCTCACATCACCTGCAGTGGAGGACATGTTATAGCT AAAACAAAGCCAACACAGCATAGTGTTCGGGAACTTCGAGGATTGGGTTTGACACCTCATCTTCTAGCATGCCGCAGTGCTCAGGCTTTGGAAGAGAATGTTAAGGACAAGCTATTACAGTTTTGTCATGTTCCAGCTGGGTATATTCTCAACATCTACGATGTTTCGTTTCCAACATTTGGCATGTTCCTCTCTTACTAA